A genomic segment from Tessaracoccus defluvii encodes:
- a CDS encoding HAD family hydrolase, with translation MATNVVETYLWARMPELSPLRRVREVVSVAAQLPMYLGAERRDRGVFLRSIYRRYAGADLAELERYVDERLAPLILDRMSPAAIRRIREHRDAGHTTILMTGVIRPLTRPFEGLFDTIVAAELATDADGRCTGFLSGPPMVGESRSAWLRHYAQLHDMDLGRSFGYADSHVDLPMLEAVGNPVAVSPDIGLMRAAKSKGWSIVEWPEISPVPRWRMP, from the coding sequence ATGGCCACCAACGTGGTCGAGACCTACCTGTGGGCCAGGATGCCGGAGCTCTCTCCGCTGCGCCGGGTCCGCGAGGTCGTCAGCGTCGCCGCCCAGCTGCCGATGTACCTGGGCGCGGAGCGGCGCGACCGCGGCGTCTTCCTCCGCTCGATCTACCGGCGCTACGCCGGCGCCGATCTCGCGGAGCTGGAACGCTACGTCGACGAGCGGCTCGCGCCCCTGATCCTCGACCGGATGTCGCCCGCCGCGATCCGGCGGATCCGGGAACACCGCGACGCCGGCCACACGACCATCCTGATGACGGGCGTCATCCGGCCGCTGACCCGCCCCTTCGAGGGCCTGTTCGACACCATCGTCGCCGCGGAGCTCGCGACCGATGCCGACGGACGCTGCACCGGGTTCCTGAGCGGCCCGCCCATGGTGGGGGAGTCACGCTCCGCGTGGCTGCGTCACTACGCGCAGCTCCACGACATGGACCTCGGCCGCTCGTTCGGGTACGCGGACAGCCACGTGGACCTGCCCATGCTCGAGGCCGTCGGCAACCCCGTCGCGGTCAGCCCCGACATCGGCCTCATGAGGGCCGCCAAGTCAAAGGGCTGGTCGATCGTCGAATGGCCCGAGATCTCTCCCGTGCCCCGCTGGAGGATGCCGTGA
- a CDS encoding adenine phosphoribosyltransferase, translating into MNNESQERRSLVSSLIEDVPDFPKPGVMFKDITPLLASARGFQAAVTELVTTAPRHVDVVVGMEARGFIFAAPVALALGAGFVPVRKPGKLPGDTISHSFELEYGHETLTMHRDAIRPGARVMVIDDVLATGGTIGATAELIRELGAELAQVSVVMELAFLDGRARLAERGIDNCTALVTV; encoded by the coding sequence GTGAACAACGAGTCCCAGGAGCGACGCTCACTGGTCAGCAGCCTCATCGAGGATGTGCCCGACTTCCCGAAGCCTGGAGTGATGTTCAAGGACATCACCCCGCTGCTGGCGTCGGCCCGGGGTTTCCAGGCTGCCGTCACCGAGCTGGTCACCACCGCCCCGCGGCACGTGGACGTGGTGGTCGGGATGGAGGCCCGCGGGTTCATCTTCGCGGCCCCCGTGGCGCTGGCCTTGGGGGCGGGCTTCGTCCCCGTCCGCAAACCGGGCAAGCTGCCCGGCGACACCATCAGCCACTCCTTCGAGCTGGAGTACGGCCACGAGACTCTCACCATGCACCGGGACGCGATCCGTCCCGGCGCCCGGGTGATGGTCATCGACGACGTGCTGGCCACGGGCGGCACCATCGGTGCCACCGCGGAACTCATCCGTGAGCTGGGGGCCGAGCTGGCCCAGGTCAGCGTCGTCATGGAGCTGGCCTTCCTCGACGGTCGTGCGCGACTCGCTGAGCGTGGCATCGACAACTGCACGGCACTGGTGACAGTCTGA
- the ruvC gene encoding crossover junction endodeoxyribonuclease RuvC codes for MGIDPGLTRCGVGVVEGRVGRPPTLIGVGVVRTPSDLDVARRLLALEQGLEVWLDEHRPEAVAIERVFAQHNLASVMDTAQAAGVAALTAARRGLPVTFHTPSEVKAAVTGSGSADKAQVAAMVTRILKLDAAPKPADAADAVAIAICHVWRGSTTNRYAAAVAAAKGKNQ; via the coding sequence ATGGGGATCGACCCCGGACTCACCCGTTGCGGGGTCGGGGTCGTGGAGGGGCGTGTCGGCAGGCCGCCGACGCTGATCGGCGTCGGCGTCGTCCGCACCCCCTCCGACCTCGACGTCGCACGCAGGCTGCTGGCCCTCGAGCAGGGCCTGGAGGTCTGGCTCGACGAGCATCGGCCCGAGGCCGTCGCCATCGAGCGGGTCTTCGCGCAGCACAACCTGGCCTCCGTCATGGACACGGCCCAGGCGGCCGGCGTCGCGGCCCTGACCGCGGCCCGACGCGGCCTGCCCGTGACCTTCCACACGCCCAGCGAGGTGAAGGCGGCGGTGACCGGGTCGGGCTCCGCGGACAAGGCCCAGGTGGCCGCCATGGTCACCCGCATCCTCAAGCTCGACGCCGCACCCAAGCCCGCCGACGCGGCCGACGCCGTCGCCATCGCGATCTGTCACGTCTGGCGGGGCAGCACCACCAACCGTTACGCCGCAGCCGTTGCGGCAGCCAAGGGGAAGAACCAGTGA
- a CDS encoding YebC/PmpR family DNA-binding transcriptional regulator, with product MSGHSKWATTKHKKAIIDAKRGKLFAKLVKNVEVAARIGGGDPGGNPTLYDAIQKAKKSSVPNDNIDRAVKRGSGAESGGADYETIMYEAYGPAGVAVLIECLTDNRNRSASDVRVAVTRNGGTMADVGSVQRLFSRKGVVTIPKAQESGELSEDSVLEAALDAGLEEVVDGGEAWEALCDPNDTVEVRKAIEAAGLDYDSSEVQFVASFDQAVDSVDVAQKIFRIIDALEDSDDVQNVFTNVDLTPEVEAALEAED from the coding sequence ATGTCCGGCCATTCCAAGTGGGCGACAACCAAGCACAAGAAGGCCATCATCGACGCCAAGCGCGGCAAGCTGTTTGCCAAGCTGGTGAAGAACGTCGAGGTGGCTGCACGCATCGGCGGCGGTGACCCCGGCGGGAACCCCACCCTCTACGACGCCATCCAGAAGGCCAAGAAGTCGTCGGTGCCCAACGACAACATCGACCGCGCCGTCAAGCGCGGTTCCGGTGCCGAGTCCGGTGGCGCCGACTACGAGACGATCATGTACGAGGCGTACGGCCCCGCCGGCGTCGCGGTGCTCATCGAGTGCCTGACCGACAACCGCAACCGCTCTGCCTCCGACGTGCGCGTCGCCGTCACCCGCAACGGCGGGACCATGGCCGACGTCGGCTCCGTCCAGCGGCTGTTCTCCCGCAAGGGCGTCGTGACGATCCCGAAGGCCCAGGAGTCCGGCGAGCTCTCCGAGGACAGCGTGCTCGAGGCCGCCCTCGACGCGGGTCTCGAGGAGGTCGTCGACGGCGGTGAGGCGTGGGAGGCGCTCTGCGATCCCAACGACACCGTCGAGGTGCGCAAGGCGATCGAGGCCGCCGGCCTCGACTACGACTCGTCCGAGGTGCAGTTCGTCGCCTCGTTCGATCAGGCGGTCGACAGCGTCGACGTGGCGCAGAAGATCTTCCGGATCATCGACGCGCTCGAGGACTCGGACGACGTGCAGAACGTGTTCACCAACGTCGACCTCACCCCCGAGGTCGAGGCCGCGCTCGAGGCAGAGGACTGA
- a CDS encoding lactate racemase domain-containing protein produces the protein MTLVVVDTERPLPQPRFDPRRTLAEQVLALAARAGVTDVEVVIANGLRKRWNSDDITRVLGDRVATSFLPDGLITSHDVTGADLVTVGEVDGVPVRLNRRVAQSDLAVVIGLRADNSDGCALSAGLTDVATINRIGGADGDPQLAVAVGRLVTSAVNTFALTAVLGQPLFDRTLRFTSKREWEWTALDRLAFAVERQVVAGLPRRGAQIVRGALRADYPVIDVLGGTYETVLTEARDVWQAANAVETPGPADVLVTSVWGAGVDESDPIGSPLDAAHHALVRQAGSHLGSPFVREDGVLIAMHPLRNRFSNRRQSAASDFFAKVLTATLDPQEIAAAHEAAAISDEWYLDLYRKHHGAHPLHVFHQWYDIARAAAQLGDVIWVGGDRRSAAVLGHRSATTYADALEIASDRVGPHPSITVLRGAGLALGDVR, from the coding sequence CTGACCCTCGTCGTCGTCGACACCGAACGGCCGCTCCCGCAGCCGCGGTTCGATCCCCGGCGCACGCTGGCCGAGCAGGTGCTCGCCCTGGCGGCCCGTGCCGGGGTCACCGACGTCGAGGTCGTCATCGCCAACGGGCTGCGGAAGCGCTGGAACAGCGATGACATCACCCGTGTCCTCGGCGACCGGGTCGCCACCAGCTTCCTGCCCGACGGCCTCATCACGAGCCATGACGTCACCGGCGCCGACCTGGTCACGGTCGGCGAGGTCGATGGGGTCCCGGTCCGGCTGAACCGCCGGGTCGCGCAGTCGGACCTCGCGGTCGTCATCGGTCTGCGGGCAGACAACAGCGACGGCTGCGCACTCTCGGCCGGGCTCACCGACGTGGCGACCATCAACCGCATCGGAGGAGCCGACGGCGATCCGCAGCTGGCGGTGGCCGTCGGACGCCTGGTCACCTCGGCCGTCAACACGTTCGCGCTCACGGCAGTGCTGGGCCAGCCGCTGTTCGACCGGACCCTGCGCTTCACCTCCAAACGGGAGTGGGAGTGGACGGCGCTCGACCGGCTCGCCTTCGCCGTGGAGCGGCAGGTGGTGGCAGGTCTGCCGCGTCGCGGCGCACAGATCGTCCGCGGCGCGCTGCGGGCCGACTACCCGGTCATCGACGTGCTGGGCGGCACCTACGAGACCGTGCTGACCGAAGCCCGAGACGTCTGGCAGGCCGCCAACGCCGTCGAGACCCCCGGCCCCGCGGACGTCCTCGTGACGTCGGTCTGGGGCGCCGGGGTCGACGAATCCGACCCGATCGGCTCCCCGCTGGATGCCGCCCACCACGCGCTCGTGCGGCAGGCGGGCAGCCACCTCGGCTCGCCCTTCGTCCGTGAGGACGGCGTGCTGATCGCCATGCACCCGCTGCGCAACCGGTTCTCGAACCGTCGGCAGTCGGCGGCGTCCGACTTCTTCGCGAAGGTACTCACCGCGACGCTCGACCCGCAGGAGATCGCGGCAGCCCACGAGGCGGCCGCCATCTCCGACGAGTGGTACCTCGACCTGTACCGCAAGCACCACGGCGCGCACCCGCTGCACGTGTTCCATCAGTGGTACGACATCGCCCGTGCGGCGGCGCAGCTCGGAGACGTGATCTGGGTCGGGGGAGACCGGCGCTCCGCGGCCGTGCTCGGCCACCGCTCCGCGACGACCTACGCCGACGCGCTGGAGATCGCCTCGGACCGTGTGGGCCCCCACCCGTCCATCACGGTGCTGCGCGGTGCCGGACTGGCTCTCGGCGACGTGCGATGA
- a CDS encoding GNAT family N-acetyltransferase, producing the protein MDLYIEPHLRWRLLQSGDAEALAALRTQLEALDNSVLTGLGAEFTGQDTHVPAALAVGGWDPYDSLSAYGLAYQPDESVLKLHLLGGVHPVHRHMSVGSSLLRWQVERSIAWRDEVHPGQDLTLCCHAETGRPGLERAALAIGFTPERYYYDLHRDLGSPIPERTVDGVRVVSFPPERSDDVRRVHNRSFANLGSAEVSPEQWGARIEDPAFRPEWSSIALVGERVVGYALCVEEGEAGQRVGWTERFGVDPDHRRRGIALALLSRSLRAMRADGCVEAGIGIDTPDGLGLARIGEDLGYTTRDAVALLTRVVPADR; encoded by the coding sequence ATGGACCTGTACATCGAGCCGCACCTGCGCTGGCGGCTGCTGCAGTCCGGCGACGCGGAGGCGCTCGCCGCACTGCGCACCCAGCTCGAGGCGCTCGACAACTCGGTGCTCACCGGGCTGGGCGCCGAGTTCACCGGCCAGGACACGCACGTCCCGGCCGCCCTGGCCGTCGGCGGCTGGGACCCCTACGACTCGCTGTCGGCGTACGGGCTGGCCTACCAGCCTGACGAGTCGGTGCTGAAGCTCCACCTGCTGGGAGGGGTCCATCCCGTGCACCGGCACATGTCCGTCGGATCGTCGCTGCTGCGCTGGCAGGTGGAACGCTCGATCGCGTGGCGCGACGAGGTGCACCCCGGGCAGGACCTGACGCTCTGCTGCCACGCGGAGACCGGCCGACCCGGGCTGGAGAGGGCCGCGCTGGCCATCGGCTTCACGCCGGAGCGCTACTACTACGACCTACACCGCGACCTCGGCAGCCCCATCCCAGAGCGCACTGTCGACGGCGTGCGCGTGGTCTCCTTCCCTCCGGAGCGCTCCGATGACGTCCGGCGGGTACACAACCGCTCGTTCGCGAACCTGGGCAGCGCCGAGGTGTCGCCCGAGCAGTGGGGGGCCCGGATCGAGGATCCCGCCTTCCGACCCGAGTGGTCGTCGATCGCGCTGGTGGGCGAGCGGGTCGTCGGCTACGCCCTGTGCGTCGAGGAGGGCGAGGCGGGACAGCGTGTCGGCTGGACGGAGCGCTTCGGCGTCGACCCGGACCACCGGAGGCGCGGCATCGCGCTGGCGCTGCTGAGCCGCAGCCTGCGGGCGATGAGGGCGGACGGTTGCGTCGAGGCGGGCATCGGCATCGACACCCCGGACGGCCTCGGGCTGGCGCGCATCGGCGAGGACCTCGGCTACACGACGCGCGACGCGGTCGCCCTCCTGACGAGGGTCGTTCCCGCGGACCGGTAA
- the secD gene encoding protein translocase subunit SecD, protein MAATQTWTPKLGLDLRGGQTITLQATNSTVTAEQMNLARDIIQQRVDGLGVGEASVTVQGERHIVVSAPNVHGDDLVELVGATAELSFRPVLASTTGTGSVEGEMPGLPRPLPEGADDPDDEQLSIDDVLAYQATADDYAALESHVCGTDVTQYLTRAIVACDQDGVQKYLLGPVAVRGQELETASAGIQQGDLQYSVTLSLKSEGTSQFSTLTKALLTRTSPQDLFAIVLDGEVRSAVKPQVQISNGQAVISGNFTPEDATSLANVLKYGSLPLNFEHDQVETVSATLGGEQLRVGIIAGIIGLAVVALYSFLYYRGMGIVVVASLAVAAAATYAMMVLLGTSVGWALSLPGIAGAIVGIAVTADSFIIYFERIRDEIRDGRSLKSALSSGWVKARGTIVISDAVSLLSAVVLFLLAIGSVKGFAFTLGLTTLLDLAVVFFFTRPLVELLGRTKFFGEGHKWSGLDAAHMGVTQDSLLGRRFRRSKTADTPASAPTPQEA, encoded by the coding sequence ATGGCCGCGACGCAGACCTGGACCCCGAAGCTGGGGCTCGACCTGCGTGGCGGCCAGACCATCACGCTCCAGGCCACCAACAGCACCGTCACCGCCGAGCAGATGAACCTCGCGCGCGACATCATCCAGCAGCGCGTCGACGGCCTCGGCGTCGGTGAGGCGAGCGTCACCGTGCAGGGCGAGCGCCACATCGTGGTGTCGGCCCCGAACGTGCACGGAGACGATCTGGTCGAGCTGGTCGGCGCCACCGCCGAACTCAGCTTCCGTCCCGTCCTCGCGTCGACGACGGGCACGGGCAGCGTCGAGGGTGAGATGCCCGGTCTTCCCCGGCCCCTGCCCGAGGGAGCGGACGATCCGGACGACGAGCAGCTGTCGATCGACGACGTCCTCGCCTACCAGGCCACCGCCGACGACTACGCCGCGCTCGAGAGTCACGTGTGCGGCACCGACGTCACCCAGTACCTGACCAGGGCCATCGTCGCCTGCGACCAGGACGGCGTGCAGAAGTACCTGCTCGGCCCTGTCGCCGTGCGCGGCCAGGAACTGGAAACCGCATCGGCCGGCATCCAGCAGGGCGACCTGCAGTACAGCGTCACCCTGAGCCTCAAGTCCGAGGGCACGAGCCAGTTCAGCACGCTGACCAAGGCGCTGCTGACCAGGACGTCGCCCCAGGATCTCTTCGCGATCGTCCTGGACGGCGAGGTCCGCTCCGCGGTCAAGCCGCAGGTGCAGATCAGCAACGGTCAGGCGGTCATCTCCGGAAACTTCACCCCGGAGGACGCGACCTCGCTCGCCAACGTGCTCAAGTACGGCTCGCTGCCGCTCAACTTCGAACACGACCAGGTGGAGACGGTGTCTGCGACGCTCGGCGGCGAGCAGCTGCGTGTCGGCATCATCGCCGGCATCATCGGCCTCGCCGTGGTCGCCCTCTACTCGTTCCTCTACTACCGCGGCATGGGCATCGTCGTCGTGGCCTCCCTCGCAGTGGCCGCCGCCGCCACCTACGCGATGATGGTCCTGCTCGGCACCTCGGTCGGCTGGGCGCTGAGCCTGCCCGGCATCGCCGGCGCCATCGTCGGCATCGCGGTCACAGCGGACTCGTTCATCATCTACTTCGAACGTATCCGCGACGAGATCCGTGACGGCCGCAGCCTCAAGTCGGCGCTCAGCTCCGGCTGGGTCAAGGCCCGCGGCACCATCGTCATCTCGGATGCGGTGTCGCTGCTGTCGGCAGTGGTGCTGTTCCTGTTGGCGATCGGGTCGGTGAAGGGCTTCGCGTTCACGCTCGGCCTGACCACCCTGCTCGACCTCGCCGTGGTGTTCTTCTTCACCAGGCCGCTGGTCGAACTCCTCGGCCGCACCAAGTTCTTCGGCGAGGGCCACAAGTGGTCCGGCCTGGACGCCGCCCACATGGGCGTCACGCAGGACTCGCTGCTCGGCCGCCGATTCCGTAGGTCGAAGACCGCGGACACTCCCGCATCCGCGCCCACCCCGCAGGAGGCATGA
- the yajC gene encoding preprotein translocase subunit YajC → MPFDLILMMVALFAIMYFLMIRPQQKKMKAAQEMQASLGVGSRVLLTSGIFATIVHSGTRQVIVELAPGVEITILRGNIAREVAADEEEFEFTDDVVTDEALVDGEAELNTDETFAPDEAFTEGYSVDPAQELAADGSADGDAEQQAAENAEEDPAGYQPWQRTEDTK, encoded by the coding sequence ATGCCATTTGACCTGATCCTGATGATGGTCGCGCTGTTCGCGATCATGTACTTCCTGATGATCCGCCCGCAGCAGAAGAAGATGAAGGCGGCGCAGGAGATGCAGGCGTCTCTCGGCGTCGGCAGCCGGGTGCTCCTGACCTCCGGCATCTTCGCCACCATCGTGCACTCGGGTACCCGTCAGGTCATCGTCGAGCTGGCCCCCGGTGTCGAGATCACCATCCTCCGCGGCAACATCGCCCGCGAGGTCGCCGCGGATGAGGAGGAGTTCGAGTTCACCGACGATGTCGTCACCGACGAGGCCCTCGTCGACGGTGAGGCCGAGCTGAACACCGACGAGACCTTCGCTCCCGACGAGGCCTTCACTGAGGGCTATTCGGTCGACCCGGCCCAGGAGCTGGCCGCCGACGGCTCAGCCGACGGTGACGCCGAGCAGCAGGCCGCGGAGAATGCCGAAGAGGATCCTGCCGGCTACCAGCCGTGGCAGCGCACGGAGGACACCAAGTAA
- the secF gene encoding protein translocase subunit SecF: MSTEKKASIAHRLYTGQLSYDFNGHRKLWFIVSGVIIGISLLLLPFQGLNLGIEFRGGTDFTAPMTVTDSTVDKVRAEMDGSEVKDLGTQVFSVGETNIRVQTRVLTTEETSIVRAEVAEIADTDIDSVTYNAIGASWGKSISQQGAIALVVFLVLVMLMIAIYFRDVKMSVAAIVAVLHDLLVTVGVYAALGFTVTPSTVIGVLTILGYSLYDTVVVFDKIRENIVGLEKTNKTYSEQANLAVNQVLVRSINTTIIGVLPVAALFVAGAMLQSGPLADLGLALLVGMIAGAYSSIFIAAPLLSLMKEREPAMVEHRAQIERRIKRAEHKAAGRTLAAAEIGGDDTEQVTLAVSAGERQQRRTASTRAERKGRK; the protein is encoded by the coding sequence ATGAGCACCGAGAAGAAGGCGAGCATCGCCCACCGGCTGTACACCGGCCAGCTCAGCTACGACTTCAACGGGCACCGCAAGCTGTGGTTCATCGTCTCCGGCGTGATCATCGGCATCAGCCTGCTGCTGCTGCCGTTCCAGGGACTGAACCTGGGCATCGAGTTCCGCGGCGGAACCGACTTCACCGCGCCGATGACCGTCACCGATTCGACGGTGGACAAGGTCCGTGCCGAGATGGATGGTTCCGAGGTCAAGGACCTCGGGACGCAGGTCTTCTCGGTCGGCGAGACCAACATCCGGGTCCAGACCCGCGTGCTGACCACCGAGGAGACCTCGATCGTCCGCGCGGAGGTCGCCGAGATCGCCGACACCGACATCGACTCCGTCACCTACAACGCCATCGGCGCCTCGTGGGGCAAGTCGATCTCGCAGCAGGGCGCCATCGCGCTGGTGGTGTTCCTGGTGCTCGTCATGCTCATGATCGCCATCTACTTCCGTGACGTGAAGATGTCGGTCGCCGCCATCGTCGCGGTGCTGCACGACCTGCTCGTCACCGTCGGCGTCTACGCCGCGCTGGGCTTCACGGTCACGCCGTCGACGGTCATCGGTGTGCTGACGATCCTCGGCTACTCGCTCTACGACACGGTCGTGGTGTTCGACAAGATCCGCGAGAACATCGTCGGCCTGGAGAAGACGAACAAGACGTACTCCGAGCAGGCCAACCTGGCCGTCAACCAGGTGCTGGTGCGTTCGATCAACACGACCATCATCGGCGTCCTGCCTGTGGCGGCGCTGTTCGTCGCCGGTGCCATGCTGCAGAGCGGTCCGCTGGCCGACCTCGGCCTCGCCCTGCTCGTCGGCATGATCGCCGGCGCCTACTCGTCGATCTTCATCGCGGCGCCTCTGCTGTCGCTGATGAAGGAGCGCGAGCCGGCCATGGTCGAGCACCGGGCCCAGATCGAGCGTCGCATCAAGCGCGCCGAGCACAAGGCAGCCGGCCGCACCCTGGCCGCCGCGGAGATCGGCGGCGACGATACGGAGCAGGTGACCCTGGCCGTGTCCGCTGGCGAGCGTCAGCAGCGTCGCACCGCCTCGACGCGGGCGGAACGGAAGGGCCGGAAGTGA
- a CDS encoding potassium channel family protein, giving the protein MAKLQPGGRGGLLSMVSLPRISSSPFKELARRGAIALGLLLTTTLLVYVDRAAYSDNTAGDGISFIDALYYATVTVTTTGYGDITPVATHARLINALLITPLRIAFLVVLVGTTIEVLANQGSRSIRDSFWRRKMRNHVVVIGYGTKGRSAVNTLRRQGVSSERIVVIDDKPGAIEDANFDGLAAFQGDATRRDLLRRAEISKARQVIICLDRDDAAILTTLTVRQLNPTAGVTVAVREQDNVTLVRQSGASSVITSSETVGRLLGLSAIGPELGTIMQDMLTGGEGLEVHQRLATAEEVGQPPSAVTGERVIGLVRNGTLRRFYDQTATRVEVGDELIVVRRAQAPTAKDIQRALAD; this is encoded by the coding sequence ATGGCCAAGCTGCAACCAGGGGGCCGGGGTGGCCTTCTGTCGATGGTCAGCCTTCCCCGGATCTCGTCATCGCCGTTCAAGGAGCTCGCCCGTCGGGGCGCCATCGCCCTGGGGCTGCTGCTGACGACGACGCTGCTGGTCTACGTCGATCGCGCCGCCTACAGCGACAACACCGCCGGGGACGGCATCTCGTTCATCGACGCGCTCTACTACGCGACGGTCACCGTGACCACCACGGGATACGGTGACATCACGCCCGTGGCGACGCACGCCCGGCTGATCAACGCCCTGCTGATCACGCCTCTGCGTATCGCCTTCCTGGTGGTGCTCGTCGGCACGACCATCGAGGTGCTGGCCAATCAGGGCAGCCGCAGCATCCGGGACAGTTTCTGGAGGAGGAAGATGCGCAACCACGTGGTGGTCATCGGCTACGGCACGAAGGGCCGCAGCGCCGTCAACACCCTGCGTCGCCAGGGGGTCTCCTCGGAGCGGATCGTCGTCATCGACGACAAGCCCGGCGCGATCGAGGACGCCAACTTCGACGGCCTGGCCGCGTTCCAGGGCGACGCCACCCGGCGCGATCTGCTGCGGCGGGCCGAGATCAGCAAGGCGAGACAGGTGATCATCTGTCTGGACCGGGACGACGCGGCGATCCTGACCACGCTGACCGTGCGCCAGCTGAACCCCACGGCCGGGGTCACCGTGGCCGTGCGGGAACAGGACAACGTCACCCTGGTGCGCCAGTCCGGCGCGTCGTCGGTCATCACGAGCTCCGAGACCGTGGGCCGCCTCCTCGGTCTCTCCGCGATCGGCCCCGAACTGGGCACGATCATGCAGGACATGCTCACCGGCGGTGAGGGGCTCGAGGTACACCAGCGGCTGGCCACAGCCGAGGAGGTCGGGCAGCCGCCGTCGGCCGTGACGGGGGAGCGGGTCATCGGTCTCGTCCGCAACGGGACGCTGCGGAGGTTCTACGACCAGACCGCCACCCGCGTGGAGGTCGGCGACGAGCTCATCGTGGTCAGGCGGGCGCAGGCCCCGACCGCGAAGGACATCCAGCGGGCGCTGGCCGACTAG
- the priA gene encoding bifunctional 1-(5-phosphoribosyl)-5-((5-phosphoribosylamino)methylideneamino)imidazole-4-carboxamide isomerase/phosphoribosylanthranilate isomerase PriA, whose translation MEKLQLLPAVDVQGGQAVQLVQGIAGTQKEFGDPLEAALRWQRGGAEWLHLVDLDAAFGRGSNADLLARIVAGVDMQVELSGGIRDEESLQRALASGARRVNIGTAALEQPEWCDHVVAEYGDRVAIGLDVRGENLAARGWTTEGGPWTETLDRLVAAGCERFVVTDVNADGMLTGPNVDLLQAVAARSGRKVIASGGIATLDNLRDLRTLVDSGVEGAIIGTALYVGRFTIEEALAVAGGEA comes from the coding sequence GTGGAGAAGTTGCAGTTGCTGCCCGCGGTCGACGTCCAGGGCGGCCAGGCCGTGCAGCTGGTGCAGGGCATCGCCGGCACCCAGAAGGAGTTCGGCGACCCGCTGGAGGCCGCGCTCAGATGGCAGCGCGGCGGGGCCGAATGGCTCCACCTGGTCGACCTTGACGCCGCCTTCGGGCGCGGCTCGAACGCCGACCTGCTGGCACGGATCGTCGCAGGCGTCGACATGCAGGTCGAGCTCTCCGGAGGCATCCGGGACGAGGAGTCGCTGCAGCGCGCGCTGGCCAGCGGCGCCCGCCGCGTCAACATCGGCACGGCCGCGCTCGAGCAGCCCGAGTGGTGCGATCACGTGGTGGCCGAGTACGGCGACAGGGTCGCGATCGGCCTGGACGTGCGCGGCGAGAACCTGGCGGCCCGGGGCTGGACCACCGAGGGCGGCCCCTGGACCGAAACGCTCGACCGCCTCGTCGCGGCCGGCTGCGAACGGTTCGTCGTCACCGACGTCAACGCCGACGGCATGCTGACCGGCCCCAACGTCGACCTCCTGCAGGCCGTCGCCGCCCGCAGCGGCCGCAAGGTCATCGCGTCGGGGGGCATCGCGACCCTCGACAACCTCCGGGACCTGCGCACCCTCGTCGATTCCGGGGTCGAGGGGGCCATCATCGGCACCGCCCTGTACGTCGGCCGGTTCACGATCGAGGAGGCCCTCGCGGTGGCCGGGGGAGAGGCCTGA
- the ruvA gene encoding Holliday junction branch migration protein RuvA, whose amino-acid sequence MIATLTGTVLTAGATSCVVDVSGVGFLLQVTPATAAGLRVGEKATLHTHLVVREDSLTLFGFADEDERSAFIIAQSASGVGPKLALAVVSVLSPTDLRLAITSADLARLTSVPGIGAKGAQRLVLELKDKVALLGAGTPAPAGGPAAGEPEVWRAQVTEGLQGLGWSLRDAEAAADTVAPLVDEDPTIGVGQLLRAALNSLARR is encoded by the coding sequence GTGATCGCCACGCTCACCGGCACCGTGCTCACGGCCGGGGCCACCAGTTGCGTCGTCGACGTCTCCGGGGTCGGCTTTCTGCTGCAGGTGACGCCGGCGACCGCGGCCGGCCTGCGGGTGGGGGAGAAGGCGACCCTGCACACACATCTCGTGGTGCGGGAGGACTCGCTGACGCTCTTCGGCTTCGCCGACGAGGACGAGCGGTCCGCGTTCATCATCGCCCAGTCCGCCTCCGGCGTCGGGCCGAAGCTCGCACTCGCCGTCGTGTCCGTGCTGAGCCCGACCGACCTGCGGCTCGCGATCACCAGCGCCGACCTCGCGCGGCTCACCTCGGTGCCCGGGATCGGGGCCAAGGGGGCCCAGCGGCTGGTCCTCGAGCTGAAGGACAAGGTGGCCCTGCTCGGTGCAGGCACCCCCGCCCCGGCCGGGGGCCCGGCTGCGGGCGAGCCCGAGGTCTGGCGGGCGCAGGTCACCGAGGGTCTCCAGGGCCTCGGCTGGTCCCTGCGTGACGCGGAGGCCGCCGCCGACACGGTGGCCCCCCTCGTGGACGAGGACCCGACCATCGGGGTCGGGCAACTGCTGCGCGCCGCGCTCAACTCGCTCGCGAGGCGCTAG